The Streptomyces kanamyceticus genome window below encodes:
- a CDS encoding alkaline phosphatase family protein yields MSSGITRRSLLVSTAAAALAAGPLAAVARAAAKTPKVLVIGLDGALLNRIKDAETPTLKGLMSAGLTAPSALYAQPLAPTSSGPGWSTLITGVWPDKHKVVNNEFTGHQLAKYPDFMTRVEAAKPGLRTYAVASWAPITDIIFSAKVDARVSTPAAEYDVGTTSRAVAEVKNGNPDAVFVQLDNVDHAGHESGAASQAYLDALHGVDTQVGQILAAVKSRATYGNEDWLIMITADHGHTDAGGHGGSSWAERQTFMIATGGTVTAGSVRHDVRMPDIAASALAHLGIAIDPAWGLDGRPVQQPRPDDFDALRAELTGPVDEGGIGSGVIGFTHTPPSGWSVDNTKMGTGGITEWRGWSFTTDEFWTKAERDQRRENNIRARGVFAVADGDEWADKSFSGTFDSTLISPSYDVRGGAKATLTYTTYYRQEAPQKGEVLVSYDGGAPVAVKTYTADTASVVENLTLQVPAGARKAQVRFRYTGGNNWYWTIDGVKITAS; encoded by the coding sequence GTGTCGTCAGGTATCACCCGCCGCTCACTGCTCGTCTCCACCGCGGCCGCCGCCCTCGCCGCGGGGCCCCTCGCCGCCGTCGCCAGGGCCGCGGCCAAGACCCCCAAGGTCCTGGTCATCGGCCTCGACGGCGCGCTGCTGAACAGAATCAAGGACGCGGAAACCCCCACCCTCAAGGGCCTGATGAGCGCGGGCCTGACCGCGCCCAGCGCGCTCTACGCCCAGCCGCTCGCGCCCACCTCGTCGGGCCCCGGCTGGTCGACGCTGATCACCGGCGTCTGGCCCGACAAGCACAAGGTCGTGAACAACGAGTTCACGGGACACCAGCTCGCCAAGTACCCGGACTTCATGACCCGAGTCGAGGCGGCGAAGCCAGGGCTCCGGACCTACGCCGTGGCGTCCTGGGCGCCGATCACCGACATCATCTTCTCCGCGAAGGTCGACGCCCGGGTCTCCACCCCGGCCGCCGAGTACGACGTGGGCACCACGTCCCGCGCCGTCGCCGAGGTCAAGAACGGCAACCCCGACGCGGTCTTCGTCCAGCTCGACAACGTCGACCACGCGGGCCACGAGAGCGGCGCGGCGAGCCAGGCGTACCTGGACGCGCTGCACGGCGTCGACACCCAGGTCGGCCAGATCCTCGCCGCCGTCAAGTCCCGCGCCACGTACGGCAACGAGGACTGGCTCATCATGATCACCGCGGACCACGGGCACACCGACGCGGGCGGCCACGGCGGCTCCAGCTGGGCCGAGCGCCAGACCTTCATGATCGCCACGGGCGGCACGGTCACGGCGGGATCGGTGCGCCACGACGTCCGCATGCCCGACATCGCGGCCAGCGCCCTCGCCCACCTCGGCATCGCCATCGACCCCGCCTGGGGCCTGGACGGCCGCCCGGTCCAGCAGCCGAGGCCCGACGACTTCGACGCGCTGCGCGCCGAGCTGACGGGCCCGGTCGACGAGGGCGGCATCGGCTCCGGCGTCATCGGCTTCACCCACACGCCGCCGAGCGGCTGGAGCGTCGACAACACGAAGATGGGCACCGGCGGCATCACCGAGTGGCGCGGCTGGTCCTTCACGACCGACGAGTTCTGGACCAAGGCCGAGCGCGACCAGCGGCGCGAGAACAACATCCGCGCGCGGGGCGTGTTCGCCGTCGCCGACGGCGACGAGTGGGCGGACAAGTCCTTCTCCGGCACCTTCGACTCGACACTGATCAGCCCCTCGTACGACGTGCGGGGCGGCGCGAAGGCGACGCTCACGTACACGACGTACTACCGCCAGGAGGCACCGCAGAAGGGCGAGGTCCTCGTCTCGTACGACGGCGGGGCCCCTGTCGCGGTGAAGACGTACACGGCGGACACGGCATCCGTCGTCGAGAACCTCACCCTCCAGGTACCGGCCGGCGCCCGGAAGGCTCAGGTCCGGTTCCGCTACACCGGGGGCAACAACTGGTACTGGACGATCGACGGGGTCAAGATCACGGCTTCCTGA
- a CDS encoding HAD-IIA family hydrolase, whose amino-acid sequence MAERKPIESWLTDMDGVLIHEGVPIPGADAFIKKLRDSGKPFLVLTNNSIYTARDLQARLTRMGLEVPVENIWTSALATAKFLDDQRPGGTAYVIGEAGLTTALHDIGYVLTDHDPDYVVLGETRTYSFEAMTKAVRLINGGARFICTNPDETGPSTEGPLPATGAVAALITKATGKNPYFAGKPNPLMMRTGLNAIGAHSETSAMIGDRMDTDVLAGLEAGMETFLVLTGLTARGDVDQHPFRPSNIVDSIADLVDRV is encoded by the coding sequence ATGGCAGAGCGCAAGCCCATCGAATCGTGGCTCACCGACATGGACGGCGTACTCATCCACGAGGGAGTGCCGATCCCCGGAGCCGACGCCTTCATCAAGAAGCTGCGCGACTCAGGGAAGCCCTTCCTGGTCCTGACGAACAACTCCATCTACACCGCGCGCGACCTCCAGGCCCGGCTGACCCGGATGGGCCTGGAGGTGCCCGTCGAGAACATCTGGACGTCCGCGCTCGCCACGGCGAAGTTCCTGGACGACCAGCGGCCCGGCGGCACGGCGTACGTCATCGGTGAGGCCGGTCTTACCACGGCGCTGCACGACATCGGGTACGTCCTGACCGACCACGACCCCGACTACGTGGTGCTCGGCGAGACCCGGACGTACTCCTTCGAGGCCATGACGAAGGCCGTCCGGCTGATCAACGGCGGGGCGCGCTTCATCTGCACCAACCCGGACGAGACCGGTCCCTCCACCGAGGGGCCGCTGCCCGCCACCGGGGCCGTCGCGGCGCTGATCACCAAGGCGACCGGCAAGAACCCGTACTTCGCGGGCAAGCCGAATCCGCTGATGATGCGGACGGGGCTGAACGCGATCGGGGCGCATTCGGAGACGAGCGCGATGATCGGGGACCGCATGGACACGGATGTCCTTGCCGGACTGGAAGCGGGGATGGAGACGTTTCTGGTGCTCACCGGGCTTACCGCCCGGGGGGATGTTGATCAGCATCCCTTCCGGCCTTCGAACATCGTTGATTCCATCGCTGATCTTGTGGATCGGGTCTAA
- a CDS encoding class F sortase, translating into MSDGERASGTSRLLTGVAWAVLLVGLWLWGSDMADLRGGTSGPATGDVAEVGRPLGVELPPAHEPLAPARPERVDVPALKVRAPVAARGLDAEGAIDPPPFEQPGTVGWYGGGTRPGAPGAALLVGHVDTETEPAVFYDLSALRPGEKVGVSREDGTVAEFTVEDVRVLARDRFDAKKAYGPHEEGRAELRLITCGGTFDRATRTYTANVVVSAYLTGVGGR; encoded by the coding sequence ATGTCCGACGGTGAGCGCGCGTCGGGGACCAGCCGCCTGCTGACCGGCGTCGCCTGGGCGGTCCTCCTGGTCGGCCTGTGGCTCTGGGGCAGTGACATGGCGGACCTGCGCGGCGGCACGTCCGGGCCCGCGACCGGTGACGTCGCCGAGGTCGGCCGCCCGCTCGGCGTCGAACTGCCGCCCGCCCACGAGCCGTTGGCGCCCGCCCGCCCGGAGCGCGTCGACGTGCCCGCGCTGAAGGTGCGGGCCCCGGTGGCGGCCCGCGGCCTGGACGCCGAAGGGGCGATCGACCCGCCGCCCTTCGAACAGCCGGGCACGGTGGGCTGGTACGGCGGCGGCACCCGCCCCGGCGCCCCCGGCGCGGCCCTCCTGGTCGGCCACGTCGACACGGAGACCGAGCCCGCCGTCTTCTACGACCTGAGCGCGCTGCGTCCCGGCGAGAAGGTCGGGGTGAGCCGCGAGGACGGCACGGTCGCGGAGTTCACGGTGGAGGACGTGCGGGTGCTCGCCCGGGACCGGTTCGACGCGAAGAAGGCGTACGGCCCGCACGAGGAGGGCCGGGCCGAGCTGCGCCTGATCACCTGCGGCGGCACGTTCGACAGGGCGACCCGTACGTATACGGCGAACGTGGTCGTCTCCGCGTATCTGACGGGAGTCGGCGGCCGGTAG
- a CDS encoding glycoside hydrolase family 6 protein: protein MYRKSTGRGHGFATRGVRTAVALAGAALVLSACSSGGDSDGDTSSPPVKQQPKGKDPYWVNPDGNAAKQVAAYDKDGKKDDAGLIRKIAEQPVAEWIVPENAEDQARGFTEAAEKADRDALLVVYNIPHRDCGQYSGGGAADGNAYRAFIDQVAKGIEDRHATVILEPDAVLHMVDNCTPAQFHEERYDLLKGAIGKLKSLKNTKVYLDAGNAGWQNPDALWEPLKRSGVEQADGFSVNVSNFQTTQTSTDFGKKLSAKIGNKPFVIDTARNGNGPYTKGKDPWCNPPGRALGEAPTTQTSDPLVDAYLWIKRPGESDGTCRGGPKAGQWWPEYALGLAGK from the coding sequence ATGTACCGCAAAAGCACCGGTCGCGGGCATGGTTTCGCGACCAGGGGCGTGAGGACCGCAGTGGCGCTCGCGGGCGCCGCTCTGGTCCTTTCCGCGTGTTCCTCCGGCGGTGACTCGGACGGCGACACGTCGAGCCCGCCGGTGAAACAACAGCCCAAGGGCAAGGACCCCTACTGGGTCAACCCGGACGGAAACGCGGCCAAACAGGTCGCCGCGTACGACAAGGACGGCAAGAAGGACGACGCCGGGCTGATCCGGAAGATCGCCGAGCAGCCGGTCGCCGAGTGGATCGTCCCGGAGAACGCGGAGGACCAGGCGCGCGGCTTCACCGAGGCCGCGGAGAAGGCCGACCGCGACGCGCTCCTGGTCGTCTACAACATCCCGCACCGCGACTGCGGCCAGTACTCGGGCGGCGGCGCGGCCGACGGCAACGCCTACCGCGCCTTCATCGACCAGGTCGCCAAGGGCATCGAGGACCGCCACGCCACGGTGATCCTGGAGCCGGACGCGGTGCTCCACATGGTCGACAACTGCACGCCCGCGCAGTTCCACGAGGAGCGCTACGACCTCCTCAAGGGCGCCATCGGCAAGCTCAAGTCCCTGAAGAACACGAAGGTGTACCTGGACGCGGGCAACGCGGGCTGGCAGAACCCCGACGCGCTCTGGGAGCCCCTGAAGCGGTCCGGCGTCGAGCAGGCCGACGGCTTCTCGGTCAACGTCTCCAACTTCCAGACCACGCAGACCAGTACGGACTTCGGCAAGAAGCTGTCGGCGAAGATCGGCAACAAGCCGTTCGTCATCGACACGGCGCGGAACGGGAACGGGCCGTACACCAAGGGCAAGGATCCCTGGTGCAATCCGCCGGGGCGGGCCCTAGGGGAGGCGCCCACCACCCAGACGTCCGACCCGCTCGTCGACGCGTATCTGTGGATCAAGCGGCCCGGTGAGTCTGATGGGACGTGCAGGGGTGGCCCCAAGGCCGGGCAGTGGTGGCCGGAGTACGCGTTGGGCCTCGCGGGCAAGTAG
- a CDS encoding radical copper oxidase GlxA: MKDRSSRRRARRIAIGAAVVIALAGMNGPWLWRVGSEKYHDYKINKPEYKADNGHWEVLNFPEEYRQNTIHAALLHTGKVLLVAGSGNNQKNFDKKQFDTRLWDPVKNTIKKIPTPVDLFCTGHTQLGNGNLLIAGGTQRYEKLKGDITKAGGLMIVHNEDPDEPKTIPAGTKFTGKKNGKTFVSQHNILVDKAKKVFDPATGAFLRTEPGLGRVYVEAARSGTKYETGTQDNYRIQGLKGADTRNVYGMAQKLALDKKDFQGIKDTFEFDPVAERYIKVDPMNEARWYPTLTTLTDGKILSTSGLDEIGQLVPGKNEVYDPKTKKWTYTKGIRQFPTYPAIFQMANGKLFYSGSNAGYGPDDIGRKPGIWDLKTNKWQGIPGLGDPKLLETSGTVELPPAQDQKYMVVGGGGVGESEDSSNKTRIVDLLAEKPMFANGPELEKGTRYPQISTLPDDTVLISGGSEDYRGRGDSNIHQARIYDAKTGEMRRVADPEVGRNYHSGSILLPDGRVMFFGSDSLYADKANTKPGVFEQRIEIYTPPYLYHGSQPALGAGPKTIARGGSGTFPTKHASAIKTARLIKPSASTHVTDIDQTSIALDLKKSKDSVTVTVPKNRSMVESGWYMLFVTDDQGTPSKARWVRVP, from the coding sequence ATGAAAGACCGTTCCAGCCGCCGCCGCGCCCGCCGCATCGCGATAGGCGCGGCGGTGGTCATAGCGCTGGCCGGGATGAACGGCCCGTGGCTCTGGCGCGTGGGATCCGAGAAGTACCACGACTACAAGATCAACAAGCCGGAGTACAAGGCCGACAACGGCCACTGGGAGGTCCTCAACTTCCCCGAGGAGTACCGCCAGAACACCATCCACGCGGCCCTCCTGCACACGGGCAAGGTCCTGCTCGTCGCCGGTTCCGGCAACAACCAGAAGAACTTCGACAAGAAGCAGTTCGACACGCGCCTGTGGGACCCGGTCAAGAACACCATCAAGAAGATCCCGACGCCCGTCGACCTGTTCTGCACGGGCCACACCCAGCTGGGCAACGGCAACCTGCTGATCGCGGGCGGCACCCAGCGCTACGAGAAGCTGAAGGGCGACATCACGAAGGCCGGTGGCCTGATGATCGTCCACAACGAGGACCCGGACGAGCCGAAGACGATCCCCGCGGGCACGAAGTTCACCGGCAAGAAGAACGGCAAGACGTTCGTCTCGCAGCACAACATCCTCGTCGACAAGGCGAAGAAGGTCTTCGACCCGGCGACGGGCGCGTTCCTGCGCACCGAGCCCGGCCTCGGCCGGGTCTACGTGGAAGCGGCCAGGAGCGGCACCAAGTACGAGACGGGCACCCAGGACAACTACCGCATCCAGGGCCTGAAGGGCGCCGACACCCGCAACGTGTACGGCATGGCGCAGAAGCTCGCCCTGGACAAGAAGGACTTCCAGGGGATCAAGGACACCTTCGAGTTCGACCCGGTCGCCGAGCGGTACATCAAGGTCGACCCGATGAACGAGGCGCGCTGGTACCCCACGCTGACCACGCTCACCGACGGCAAGATCCTCTCCACCTCGGGCCTCGACGAGATCGGCCAGCTCGTCCCCGGAAAGAACGAGGTGTACGACCCGAAGACCAAGAAGTGGACGTACACCAAGGGGATCCGCCAGTTCCCGACCTACCCGGCGATCTTCCAGATGGCCAACGGGAAGCTCTTCTACTCCGGTTCGAACGCGGGCTACGGCCCCGACGACATCGGCCGCAAGCCCGGCATCTGGGACCTGAAGACCAACAAGTGGCAGGGCATCCCCGGCCTCGGCGACCCCAAGCTCCTGGAGACCTCGGGCACGGTCGAGCTGCCGCCCGCCCAGGACCAGAAGTACATGGTGGTCGGCGGCGGTGGCGTCGGCGAGTCCGAGGACTCCAGCAACAAGACCCGCATCGTCGACCTCCTCGCCGAGAAGCCGATGTTCGCGAACGGCCCCGAGCTGGAGAAGGGCACGCGCTACCCGCAGATCTCCACGCTGCCCGACGACACGGTGCTGATCTCCGGCGGCTCCGAGGACTACCGCGGCCGCGGCGACTCCAACATCCACCAGGCGCGCATCTACGACGCGAAGACCGGTGAGATGCGACGGGTCGCCGACCCGGAGGTGGGCCGCAACTACCACTCGGGCTCGATCCTGCTGCCCGACGGCCGCGTGATGTTCTTCGGCTCCGACTCTCTCTACGCCGACAAGGCCAACACCAAGCCGGGCGTCTTCGAGCAGCGCATCGAGATCTACACGCCGCCGTACCTCTACCACGGCTCACAGCCGGCGCTCGGCGCGGGCCCGAAGACGATCGCGCGGGGCGGTTCCGGCACGTTCCCGACGAAGCACGCGTCGGCCATCAAGACGGCCCGCCTCATCAAGCCGAGTGCGTCGACGCACGTCACGGACATCGACCAGACGTCGATCGCGCTCGACCTGAAGAAGTCGAAGGACTCGGTCACCGTGACGGTGCCGAAGAATCGGTCGATGGTGGAGTCGGGCTGGTACATGCTCTTCGTTACGGACGATCAGGGGACCCCCAGCAAGGCCCGCTGGGTACGGGTGCCGTAG